One window of Paroedura picta isolate Pp20150507F chromosome 2, Ppicta_v3.0, whole genome shotgun sequence genomic DNA carries:
- the DNAL1 gene encoding dynein axonemal light chain 1, which produces MAKATTIKEALAKWEEKNGQKPSEAKEVKLYAQIPPIEKMDASLSSLVNCEKLSLSTNCIEKIANLNGLKNLRILSLGRNNIKNLNGLEAVGDTLEELWISYNQIEKLKGLHVMKKLKILYMSNNLVKDWAEFVRLADLPLLEDLVFVGNPLEEKYSADSQSAWVEEATKRVPRLKKLDGIPVIKQEEGEEGEN; this is translated from the exons gaagaaaaaaatggtCAGAAGCCATCAGAGGCCAAGGAAGTAAAACTTTATGCCCAGATTCCTCCTATAGAGAAGATGGATGCATCTCTTTCATCTCTTGTTAACTGCGA AAAGCTGTCCTTATCTACAAACTGCATTGAAAAAATCGCCAACTTGAATGGACTGA AAAACTTGAGGATATTGTCATTGGGAAGAAATAACATAAAGAATCTTAATGGGCTG GAAGCAGTTGGAGATACATTAGAGGAGTTATGGATATCATACAACCAGATTGAGAAATTAAAAGGACTTCATGTGATGAAGAAGCTGAAGATTCTCTATATGTCCAATAATCTGGTGAAAGACTGGG CGGAGTTTGTGAGGCTGGCAGACTTGCCACTGCTGGAGGACCTGGTGTTTGTAGGCAATCCTCTGGAAGAGAAATACTCTGCTGACTCCCAGAGTGCTTGGGTTGAGGAAGCCACCAAGCGAGTGCCCAGACTGAAGAAACTTGATG GTATTCCAGTTATTAAACAGGAAGAAGGTGAAGAAGGAGAAAACTAA